A genome region from Oncorhynchus masou masou isolate Uvic2021 chromosome 14, UVic_Omas_1.1, whole genome shotgun sequence includes the following:
- the LOC135554250 gene encoding G-protein coupled receptor family C group 5 member D-like, whose protein sequence is MQTKQNKRMVFPFQIHKSIFLILLFNVPLPSTCQTTLNASSLNQTIPPSAATSSNAIPNTTTNNPTVKTTINRGTTSFLQRNSSSNSTSQDAILGCGADLDPVYSYLCDRQAAWGIVVESLASLGFVVSSGLLVGLLFWTLWMCVSSRQRRGIGGSVASMALFLLSTAGVFALTFAFVIRLTTQTCPTRLFLFGVLFSLAFSCLLARCLALLGFSVARGWGEAGLALALSTLQVVIATEWLIIVLLRDGQPCQYSQGEFVMLLIYVLVLLAAGLVLSLWCLCRSCLTYSYSGGSHRQSQVQAALLCLTLLLSAAIWVVWIALLTRGNMEMGRRPQWDDPVLSIALVANGWVLLLGHGLAQVVLLCRWEASSKEGPLDFGGWTSPNANLPGLGSPKEGRENRSFENDGRKQDPVFQSPYESGFSMTEIDPDKDYSIPRPQTTNISEPYDVYYGHSLSD, encoded by the exons AtgcagacaaaacaaaacaaaaggatGGTCTTTCCATTCCAGATACACAAATCTATTTTTCTCATCCTACTATTCAATGTCCCACTTCCCAGCACATGTCAGACCACACTGAATGCCAGCAGCCTCAACCAAACCATCCCTCCCAGTGCTGCCACTAGCTCTAATGCTATCCCCAATACCACCACTAACAATCCCACTGTAAAAACCACTATCAACCGAGGCACCACTTCCTTCCTCCAACGCAACTCTTCCTCAAACTCCACTTCCCAGGATGCAATCCTGGGGTGTGGGGCGGATCTGGACCCTGTGTACTCCTACCTGTGTGACCGTCAGGCGGCGTGGGGTATCGTAGTGGAGAGCCTGGCCTCACTGGGTTTTGTGGTCAGTTCAGGGCTGCTGGTGGGGCTGCTGTTCTGGaccctgtggatgtgtgtgtcGTCCCGCCAGCGCAGGGGCATCGGGGGGAGCGTAGCTTCCATGGCTCTGTTCCTGCTCAGCACGGCGGGGGTCTTCGCCCTGACCTTTGCCTTCGTCATCCGCCTCACCACCCAGACATGCCCCACgcgcctcttcctgttcggggtGCTGTTCTCCCTGGCTTTCTCCTGCCTGCTGGCTCGCTGCCTGGCCCTGCTGGGCTTCTCTGTAGCCCGGGGCTGGGGGGAGGCTGGGTTGGCTCTGGCCCTCTCCACCCTCCAGGTGGTCATCGCTACAGAGTGGCTGATCATCGTGCTGCTGCGGGACGGCCAGCCCTGCCAGTACTCCCAGGGGGAGTTTGTCATGTTGCTCATCTACGTGCTGGTTCTGCTGGCCGCCGGCCTGGTCCTCTCCCTGTGGTGCCTCTGCCGCTCCTGTCTCACCTACAGCTACAGCGGGGGCAGCCACCGACAGAGCCAGGTCCAGGCCGCGCTGCTCTGTCTCACCCTGCTGCTGTCAGCTGCCATCTGGGTGGTGTGGATCGCCCTGCTGACCCGGGGTAACATGGAGATGGGCCGGCGGCCGCAGTGGGATGACCCGGTGCTGAGTATAGCCCTGGTGGCCAACGGCTGGGTCCTGCTGCTGGGCCACGGACTAGCCCAAGTGGTTCTCCTCTGCAGGTGGGAGGCCAGCTCCAAGGAGGGCCCCCTAGACTTTGGTGGATGGACCAGTCCCAACGCCAACCTGCCAGGGCTGGGGAGCCcgaaagaagggagggagaacagaagcTTTGAGAACGACG GCAGAAAACAAGACCCCGTTTTCCAATCACCATATGAGTCTGGATTCTCAATGACA GAAATCGATCCTGACAAAGATTACTCCATCCCTCGTCCTCAGACCACCAACATCAGCGAGCCCTATGATGTATACTATGGACACAGCCTGTCTGATTAA